From Halapricum desulfuricans, a single genomic window includes:
- a CDS encoding helix-turn-helix domain-containing protein, with protein MRELAFALEYEPGCNRVADALAEHPDARIRSLSLHATDDRLWRVDHATGSPEALDATAAAFLDADYYADCLATEDCGATQTTEVLEHTDDALVLYSRWERSPTCISVPHIARTHLGDGLLFETRHEGRHYTWRIIHSGSGDVTAFFEDLEAAVGDCAQLEMLRTAEAPGAAGDPGDTSGLAPEQEAALRAAVEHGYYESPRAVDVGELAEHLDVPRSTLAYRLRRAEQYLARRYVGGSQLPGPRSGGGLEYSN; from the coding sequence ATGCGCGAACTCGCCTTTGCCCTCGAGTACGAGCCGGGGTGCAACAGGGTGGCCGACGCCCTGGCCGAACACCCGGACGCCCGGATCCGCTCGCTGTCGCTGCACGCCACCGACGACCGGCTCTGGCGGGTCGATCACGCGACGGGTTCGCCCGAGGCCCTGGATGCGACCGCCGCGGCGTTTCTCGACGCCGACTACTACGCCGACTGCCTGGCGACCGAGGACTGCGGAGCGACCCAGACGACCGAGGTGCTCGAACACACCGACGACGCGCTCGTGCTGTACTCCCGGTGGGAGCGCTCCCCGACCTGCATCTCCGTGCCGCACATCGCTCGCACGCACCTCGGCGACGGCCTGCTGTTCGAGACCCGCCACGAGGGTCGCCACTACACGTGGCGGATCATCCACTCCGGGTCGGGCGACGTGACCGCCTTCTTCGAGGATCTCGAAGCGGCCGTCGGCGACTGCGCACAACTGGAGATGCTGCGGACTGCGGAGGCCCCGGGAGCGGCCGGGGACCCGGGCGACACGAGCGGGCTCGCCCCCGAACAGGAGGCCGCGCTCCGGGCGGCCGTCGAACACGGCTACTACGAGTCCCCGCGGGCGGTCGACGTCGGTGAACTCGCCGAGCACCTCGACGTGCCCCGGTCGACGCTCGCCTATCGACTCCGGCGAGCCGAACAGTACCTCGCGAGGCGATACGTGGGCGGATCGCAGCTTCCCGGTCCGAGATCCGGCGGCGGGTTGGAATATTCCAACTAA
- a CDS encoding heavy metal translocating P-type ATPase, which produces MTDDEGPPERASDENRRVTAELAVPEMDCPSCAKKVDKSLTRVDGVVDATLQPTTGRVEVAYDPDRTSEADVVAAIENAGYEVVDGAGGDADSSGTSDGVDVAPPSEVWTSSRAIKTWIGAVFLTLGLAFEFVLAGNPAVATVLEQPLALSDVLFLGAVVAAGVPVVRGGYYSAKNLSLDIDLLMGFAIIAAAAIGYFVEAATLAVLFSVAELLEDYAMDRARDSLRELMELSPDEATVRRDGEEVTVPAEGVEVGETVIVRPGEKIPLDGTVIEGESAVDESPITGESVPVDKTVDEAVYAGSINAEGYLEVEVTSTAGDSTLARIIEMVQGAQQKQTEKEQFVDRFAGYYTPVVVVLAILTAVLPPLLIADPFSVSVGGYAFTFAGDWGTWFVRGLTLLVIACPCAFVISTPVSVVSGITSAAKNGVLVKGGNHLEAMGDIDAVALDKTGTLTRGELAVTDVVPIGDTDESALLRYAAGLERRSEHPISEAIRDRAEEHGLTDPPEFSGFESLTGRGVRADIGDETYYAGKPALFEDLGFDLGDRRVTDGGSVAAAADESDDAFDAGTIAALQREGKTVVLVGTETELLGAIAIADEVRPDARRAVDRLHELGVENVVMLTGDNEGTAQAIAEQVGVDDYRAELLPDEKVGAVEGLQAEYGEVAMVGDGINDAPALATADVGIAMGAAGTDTALETADIALMGDDIGKLPYLYSLSHSANGVIRQNIWTSLSVKALLALGVPLGLVSVAAAVVVGDMGMSLGVTGNAMRLSRITPDR; this is translated from the coding sequence ATGACTGACGACGAAGGACCGCCGGAACGCGCTTCCGACGAAAATCGGAGGGTGACCGCCGAGCTCGCCGTTCCCGAGATGGATTGTCCGTCGTGCGCGAAGAAAGTCGACAAGAGCCTGACGCGCGTCGACGGCGTCGTCGACGCCACGCTCCAGCCGACGACCGGCCGCGTCGAGGTCGCCTACGACCCCGACCGCACCAGCGAGGCCGACGTGGTCGCGGCGATCGAGAACGCCGGCTATGAGGTCGTCGACGGAGCGGGCGGTGACGCTGACAGCAGCGGGACGAGCGACGGGGTCGACGTCGCGCCCCCCTCGGAGGTCTGGACGAGTTCGCGGGCGATCAAGACCTGGATCGGTGCGGTCTTTCTCACTCTCGGCCTCGCTTTCGAGTTCGTCCTCGCCGGGAACCCCGCCGTCGCGACCGTCCTGGAACAGCCGCTGGCGCTGTCGGACGTGCTCTTTCTCGGAGCGGTCGTCGCCGCCGGCGTGCCGGTGGTGCGGGGCGGCTACTACTCGGCGAAGAATCTAAGTCTGGACATCGACCTGCTGATGGGCTTTGCCATCATTGCCGCGGCAGCCATCGGCTACTTCGTCGAGGCCGCCACGCTGGCGGTCCTGTTCAGCGTCGCCGAACTGCTGGAGGACTACGCGATGGATCGGGCGCGGGATTCCCTGCGCGAGCTGATGGAACTGTCCCCCGACGAGGCGACGGTTCGCAGAGATGGCGAGGAGGTGACCGTCCCCGCCGAGGGCGTCGAGGTCGGCGAGACCGTGATCGTCCGGCCCGGGGAGAAGATCCCGCTGGACGGCACCGTGATCGAGGGCGAGAGCGCCGTCGACGAGTCGCCGATCACCGGCGAGAGCGTGCCCGTCGACAAGACCGTCGACGAAGCGGTCTACGCGGGTTCGATCAACGCCGAGGGCTACCTGGAGGTCGAGGTCACCTCGACGGCGGGCGACTCCACGCTCGCTCGCATCATCGAAATGGTCCAGGGAGCCCAGCAGAAACAGACCGAGAAGGAGCAGTTCGTCGACCGCTTCGCGGGCTATTACACGCCGGTCGTGGTCGTGCTGGCGATCCTGACGGCTGTACTTCCGCCGCTTTTGATCGCCGATCCGTTCTCGGTCAGCGTCGGGGGGTACGCGTTCACCTTCGCCGGCGACTGGGGGACGTGGTTCGTCCGCGGGCTCACGCTACTCGTGATCGCCTGCCCGTGTGCGTTCGTCATCTCGACGCCCGTCTCGGTCGTCTCGGGGATCACCAGCGCCGCGAAGAACGGCGTCCTCGTCAAGGGGGGCAACCACCTCGAAGCGATGGGCGATATCGACGCCGTCGCGCTGGACAAGACCGGGACGCTCACCCGGGGCGAACTGGCGGTCACCGACGTCGTCCCGATCGGCGACACGGACGAGTCGGCGCTGCTACGGTACGCAGCCGGACTGGAGCGTCGGAGCGAACACCCGATCTCGGAAGCGATCCGCGACCGCGCCGAGGAACACGGACTGACTGATCCCCCGGAGTTCTCGGGCTTCGAGAGTCTGACCGGGCGGGGCGTCCGTGCCGACATCGGCGACGAAACCTACTACGCCGGCAAACCCGCGCTGTTCGAGGATCTCGGCTTCGATCTGGGCGACCGCCGCGTCACCGACGGCGGTTCCGTGGCCGCGGCTGCGGACGAATCCGACGACGCCTTCGACGCGGGGACGATCGCCGCCCTGCAGCGGGAGGGCAAGACTGTCGTACTCGTCGGTACGGAGACGGAACTGCTGGGCGCGATCGCGATCGCCGACGAAGTGCGCCCGGACGCCCGGCGAGCCGTCGACCGGCTCCACGAGCTCGGCGTCGAGAACGTCGTCATGCTGACCGGCGACAACGAGGGGACCGCACAGGCAATCGCTGAGCAGGTCGGCGTCGACGACTACCGCGCGGAACTGCTGCCCGACGAGAAAGTCGGCGCCGTCGAGGGCCTGCAGGCCGAATACGGCGAGGTGGCGATGGTCGGCGACGGCATCAACGACGCGCCCGCGCTGGCGACCGCCGACGTCGGGATCGCGATGGGCGCGGCGGGAACGGACACGGCGCTGGAGACGGCCGACATCGCGCTGATGGGCGACGACATCGGGAAGCTCCCGTACCTGTACTCGCTGTCGCACTCGGCCAACGGCGTCATCCGACAGAACATCTGGACCAGTCTCAGTGTGAAGGCACTGCTGGCGCTGGGCGTGCCCCTGGGTCTGGTCAGCGTCGCCGCGGCCGTCGTCGTCGGTGACATGGGAATGAGTCTCGGCGTGACCGGCAACGCGATGCGGCTCTCGCGGATCACGCCTGACCGGTAG
- a CDS encoding LLM class flavin-dependent oxidoreductase, with translation MDLSVVDLSPVPEDGTATDAYRQTVEAAQQAERLGYSRFWVAEHHGMADTLAGTTPEVLLGHLAAETESIRLGSGAVLLNHYSPFKVAEQFGALDALAPGRIDAGLGRANGSPAVDRALGTQRRVQNPDEDHTEKVEAVVNHLYDDYPDGHAYGDLEVPRSGADEPVPWVLGSSPSSAEIAGKLGLPYCFAAFIRPGFGERAFTTYREQFRPSELGGGVDRPQGMLAVNAIAAETDEGAARLRAVAEASFQRMQRGVVGTTPSVETAIDELGGVPDPTPATLEEGEWPRAISGSPETLSGLLEQLADRVGVDEVMIQHVVSDHADALRSHELLAEGVGL, from the coding sequence ATGGATCTCTCCGTCGTCGACCTCTCTCCGGTCCCCGAGGACGGGACCGCGACCGACGCGTACCGACAGACCGTCGAAGCCGCACAGCAGGCCGAACGCCTCGGCTACTCCCGATTCTGGGTGGCCGAGCACCACGGCATGGCCGACACGCTCGCGGGTACGACCCCGGAAGTGCTGCTCGGCCATCTCGCCGCCGAGACCGAGTCGATCCGGCTCGGCTCGGGGGCGGTACTGCTCAACCACTACAGCCCCTTCAAGGTCGCCGAGCAGTTCGGCGCGCTGGACGCGCTCGCACCGGGACGCATCGACGCCGGACTGGGACGGGCGAACGGCTCGCCGGCCGTCGACCGCGCGCTCGGGACCCAGCGGCGCGTCCAGAACCCGGACGAGGACCACACCGAGAAGGTCGAGGCCGTCGTCAATCATCTCTACGACGACTATCCGGACGGCCACGCCTACGGCGACCTGGAGGTTCCCCGATCGGGCGCGGACGAGCCGGTGCCGTGGGTGCTCGGATCGAGCCCCTCGAGTGCGGAGATAGCTGGAAAGCTCGGCCTGCCGTACTGCTTCGCGGCCTTTATCCGCCCGGGATTCGGCGAGCGCGCCTTCACGACGTACCGCGAGCAGTTCCGGCCGTCGGAACTGGGCGGGGGCGTCGACCGGCCGCAGGGGATGCTCGCCGTGAACGCGATCGCCGCCGAGACTGACGAAGGGGCGGCGCGGCTCCGAGCCGTGGCCGAGGCGTCGTTCCAGCGGATGCAGCGCGGCGTCGTCGGGACCACGCCGTCGGTCGAGACGGCGATCGACGAACTCGGCGGCGTCCCGGATCCGACGCCTGCGACGCTCGAAGAGGGGGAGTGGCCGCGGGCCATCTCCGGGAGCCCGGAGACGCTATCCGGGCTGCTCGAACAGCTCGCTGACCGGGTCGGCGTCGACGAAGTGATGATCCAGCACGTCGTGAGCGACCACGCGGACGCGCTTCGCTCACACGAACTGCTCGCCGAAGGCGTCGGGCTCTGA
- the pheT gene encoding phenylalanine--tRNA ligase subunit beta: MPTVDIDTDELRELTGHEDKSDEQLRDDLFELGLEYEGETEDGELRFEFEPDRLDRLSVEGVARSLRYHYGDSRGVHVPGTNDAEWTIEVEDVPEERPYVTGAVVRGLDFSEAAFDSLIQLQEKLHATMGRKRAKGAIGVHDLTMLKGEAGTDDSEKSIRYTGVDPDDARFVPLESNDAMTPAEVIEDHHIGKEYGHLVEDMDRVPAIYDSIGLFSFPPVINGSRTEVTTDSRDLFIEMTGTDQWTIDRMLNIVCYALAARGGTIEDVRVEYETAPEEYPPELVRPDFSVTEKAVAHDEIETTLGIDLGEEAVLDLLERSGLDGHPTETEDGNAAYDVEIPPYRVDVHHPVDVIDDIGRAYGFNELEPRYPDVGTIGGRHERSRLERAVRETLVGLGFQDLLNFHMTDEAEVSTRMNLGDAEAVLGAAEPVEIKNPYSEDYTVTRSWLLPSIMQVLENNTHRSYPQDLAEVGWVAHRDDEQNTRVAESRHVAAALARHEVSFEDSKARLQALVEAFDAELETPPTEHPTFISGRAAEVVVDGDAVGVIGELHPKVLVEHDLELPVVAFEFDIEALR, translated from the coding sequence ATGCCCACTGTCGACATCGACACCGACGAACTGCGCGAGTTGACCGGCCACGAGGACAAAAGCGACGAGCAACTCAGAGACGACCTGTTCGAACTTGGCCTGGAGTACGAGGGCGAAACGGAGGACGGGGAGTTGCGCTTCGAGTTCGAGCCCGACCGGCTGGACCGGCTCTCCGTGGAGGGTGTGGCGCGCTCGCTGCGCTATCACTACGGCGACAGCCGCGGCGTCCACGTCCCGGGCACCAACGACGCCGAGTGGACGATCGAGGTCGAGGACGTGCCCGAAGAGCGCCCCTACGTGACGGGCGCGGTCGTCCGCGGGCTCGATTTCAGCGAGGCCGCTTTCGACTCGCTGATCCAACTGCAGGAGAAACTCCACGCGACGATGGGGCGCAAGCGCGCGAAGGGGGCGATCGGCGTCCACGATCTGACGATGCTCAAAGGGGAAGCGGGGACCGACGACTCCGAAAAGTCCATCCGCTATACCGGCGTTGACCCCGATGACGCCCGGTTTGTTCCCCTCGAGAGCAACGATGCGATGACTCCGGCCGAGGTCATCGAGGATCACCACATCGGCAAGGAGTACGGCCACCTTGTCGAAGATATGGACCGCGTGCCGGCGATCTACGATTCGATCGGTCTGTTCTCGTTCCCGCCGGTGATCAACGGCAGTCGGACGGAGGTGACGACCGACTCGCGGGACCTGTTTATCGAGATGACCGGCACCGACCAGTGGACGATCGATCGCATGCTGAACATCGTCTGCTACGCGCTTGCGGCCCGCGGCGGGACCATCGAGGACGTCCGCGTCGAGTACGAGACCGCACCCGAGGAGTATCCGCCCGAACTGGTCCGGCCGGACTTTTCGGTGACAGAGAAGGCCGTCGCCCACGACGAGATCGAGACGACGCTGGGGATCGACCTCGGCGAAGAGGCGGTACTCGACCTGCTTGAGCGGTCGGGGCTGGACGGCCACCCGACAGAGACCGAGGACGGCAACGCGGCCTACGACGTCGAGATTCCGCCCTATCGCGTGGACGTGCACCATCCCGTCGACGTGATCGACGACATCGGGCGGGCCTACGGCTTCAACGAGCTGGAACCCCGCTATCCCGACGTGGGGACGATCGGCGGCCGCCACGAGCGGTCGCGACTGGAGCGTGCCGTGCGCGAGACGCTGGTCGGGCTGGGATTCCAGGATCTGCTGAACTTCCATATGACTGACGAGGCCGAGGTTTCCACTCGAATGAATCTCGGTGACGCTGAAGCCGTGCTGGGCGCGGCCGAGCCCGTAGAGATCAAAAACCCCTACAGCGAGGATTACACTGTCACTCGATCGTGGCTGCTCCCCTCGATTATGCAGGTCCTGGAGAACAACACCCACCGGAGCTATCCCCAGGATCTGGCCGAGGTCGGCTGGGTCGCCCACCGTGACGACGAACAGAACACTCGTGTCGCCGAATCGAGGCACGTCGCGGCCGCACTCGCGCGTCACGAGGTCTCCTTCGAGGACAGCAAGGCCCGGCTACAGGCGCTGGTCGAGGCCTTTGATGCCGAACTGGAGACGCCGCCGACCGAGCACCCCACTTTTATCTCGGGTCGAGCCGCCGAGGTCGTCGTCGATGGTGACGCTGTCGGCGTGATCGGTGAACTCCACCCGAAAGTGCTGGTCGAACACGATCTGGAACTGCCAGTCGTGGCCTTTGAATTCGATATCGAAGCGTTACGGTAG
- a CDS encoding phenylalanine--tRNA ligase subunit alpha, with protein sequence MQLPETQVAVLEAASADDPRTVESIAEQLDRKPAAVTRAAFELEDEGLVAVHESTEESVSLTEEAETYLEDGLPEVRLYEGALDAGGDGDSVQMGQVIGASGLDGDAVDIALSNFARKGYGEIDSGEITPTPDADPDSDAEAVALESIADGDSASVSGGTLDQLERRDLIERSERTVRSVQLTDAGVTELMAGVETAQEVDRLTAELLTSGEWRDVEFSEYNVAADAPDIDGGRSHPLRSMAERVKDVLVGMGFEEMHGPHADAEFWINDCLFMPQDHPARTHWDQFALDVPPMGELPDDVRERVESAHREGVGEDGQGYHSPWGEEMARQIDLRGHTTSLSARYLSGLAEGDLEPPQRYFSIEKAYRNDEIDSTHLLEFFQIEGWVMAEDLSVRDLMGTFTEFYEQFGITDLRFKPTYNPYTEPSFELFGEHPVTGEVVEIGNSGIFRPEMLEPLGIEHDVMAWGLALERLMMLVTGAEDIRDVHGTLVDLDYLRTEEVRY encoded by the coding sequence ATGCAACTCCCGGAAACGCAGGTCGCGGTCCTCGAGGCCGCAAGCGCGGATGACCCACGGACAGTCGAATCGATCGCCGAGCAACTTGATCGCAAGCCAGCGGCCGTCACCCGGGCGGCGTTCGAACTCGAAGACGAGGGGCTGGTCGCGGTACACGAATCGACCGAGGAGTCGGTCTCGCTGACCGAAGAAGCCGAGACGTACCTCGAAGACGGACTCCCCGAGGTCCGGCTGTACGAGGGGGCGCTCGACGCCGGTGGGGACGGCGACTCGGTCCAGATGGGACAGGTCATCGGCGCATCGGGCCTGGACGGCGATGCCGTCGACATCGCGCTGTCGAATTTCGCCCGGAAGGGCTACGGCGAGATCGACAGCGGCGAGATCACGCCGACACCCGATGCCGACCCCGACAGCGACGCGGAGGCCGTCGCGCTCGAGTCGATCGCCGACGGCGATAGCGCGTCCGTCTCGGGGGGAACGCTCGACCAGCTCGAACGCCGGGATCTGATCGAGCGTTCCGAACGGACCGTCCGGTCGGTCCAGCTCACTGACGCGGGCGTCACCGAGCTGATGGCCGGCGTCGAGACCGCCCAGGAGGTCGACCGACTCACCGCCGAGCTGTTGACTAGCGGCGAGTGGCGCGACGTGGAGTTCAGCGAGTACAACGTCGCGGCCGATGCCCCTGATATCGACGGCGGTCGCTCCCACCCGCTGCGGTCGATGGCCGAGCGCGTCAAGGACGTGCTGGTCGGGATGGGATTCGAGGAGATGCACGGCCCACATGCCGACGCGGAGTTCTGGATCAACGACTGCCTGTTCATGCCCCAGGACCACCCCGCGCGGACACACTGGGATCAGTTCGCCCTGGACGTGCCGCCAATGGGAGAGCTTCCCGACGACGTCCGCGAGCGCGTCGAAAGCGCTCACCGAGAGGGCGTCGGCGAGGACGGCCAGGGCTATCACTCCCCGTGGGGCGAGGAGATGGCCCGCCAGATCGACCTGCGCGGCCACACGACCTCGCTGTCGGCCCGGTATCTCTCCGGACTCGCCGAGGGCGATCTCGAACCGCCCCAGCGGTACTTCTCTATCGAGAAAGCCTACCGCAACGACGAGATCGACTCGACGCACCTGCTCGAGTTCTTCCAGATCGAGGGCTGGGTCATGGCCGAGGACCTGTCGGTGCGTGACCTGATGGGCACGTTCACGGAGTTCTACGAGCAGTTCGGGATCACCGACCTGCGGTTCAAGCCGACCTACAACCCCTACACGGAACCGAGCTTCGAGCTGTTCGGCGAACATCCCGTCACGGGCGAGGTCGTCGAGATCGGCAACTCCGGGATCTTCCGCCCGGAGATGCTCGAACCGCTCGGCATCGAGCACGACGTGATGGCCTGGGGACTGGCACTGGAGCGGCTGATGATGCTGGTGACCGGCGCCGAAGACATCCGCGACGTCCACGGGACGCTCGTGGATCTGGACTACCTGCGAACCGAGGAGGTGCGTTACTGA
- a CDS encoding rhomboid family intramembrane serine protease produces the protein MVSLAAIALLVTLVVAVGGVFYYDGWRRWRRLTDGRLVYGVPWGTLLAVALVVAFYVLAQGGLAHWDDPLVLPFVSWSYFYPLGVITSGFAHGSPGHLISNMTGTLAFGLVAEYAWGHYPPARRQRDSLLAGDGRLWSQPRVRIALVPAAMFAVALLTGVFSMGPGLGFSGAVFAIAGFAVVTKPRSAIGAVVGSSALGVLYQAFVNPVVTGSVSAGGPSPPSWASIAFQAHMLGFVVGALVAVGLLRVRRQRLSASTLFFGVVGFGLALSLWLLVWPGDDVYYLYRAAGVIVVFGLAGLVTVAVAGSDRSVPRALAIGWLAVLALPLALLLATLTLSLGASLSGLVPDAIGLVPFVALLALAVVALAAPAIPTAAFGRDSRWATHRRVALLGLGTVGLLLVLPGLLYGPIAVDTDSVTDTDEVTVDDYLITYEENVTPGQTLLTLDVGNATDETQSGLIVASDARSIWTVAERTDAVAFDGEASVQVGGLGWRETVHAERSGWDVIGNGSAYAVDLTVDGETSRSFTTERVEADVRIDGYRIAVVPTDEAFDVRVSQDNSGVGTVPIPAGNETASLGSLDVLTDESDDTTKLVVESDGSRVTVAEKETYE, from the coding sequence ATGGTCTCGCTCGCTGCGATCGCCCTCCTGGTGACCCTGGTCGTCGCCGTGGGAGGGGTGTTCTACTACGACGGGTGGCGGCGGTGGCGTAGACTCACAGACGGTCGGCTCGTCTACGGTGTCCCCTGGGGGACGCTGCTCGCCGTCGCGCTGGTGGTGGCGTTTTACGTGCTTGCACAGGGCGGACTGGCCCACTGGGACGACCCGCTGGTGCTGCCGTTCGTCTCGTGGTCGTACTTCTATCCGCTGGGTGTGATTACCTCTGGATTCGCGCACGGCTCGCCGGGACATCTCATCAGCAATATGACGGGGACGCTGGCGTTCGGACTCGTCGCCGAGTACGCCTGGGGACACTACCCGCCGGCGCGACGACAGCGGGACTCGTTGCTGGCCGGCGACGGACGTTTGTGGTCCCAGCCCCGCGTGCGGATCGCGCTCGTGCCGGCCGCGATGTTCGCCGTTGCACTCCTGACTGGCGTCTTCTCGATGGGACCGGGGCTGGGCTTTTCGGGTGCGGTCTTCGCGATCGCGGGCTTTGCGGTCGTGACGAAGCCCCGTTCCGCCATCGGAGCGGTCGTCGGTTCGAGCGCGCTGGGCGTCCTGTATCAGGCGTTCGTGAACCCGGTCGTCACCGGATCAGTCTCGGCCGGCGGGCCGTCGCCGCCGTCGTGGGCGTCGATCGCGTTTCAGGCGCACATGCTCGGATTCGTCGTCGGCGCACTGGTGGCGGTCGGGCTTCTCCGGGTCCGCCGACAGCGGCTGTCGGCTTCGACGCTGTTTTTCGGCGTCGTCGGGTTCGGGCTCGCGCTGTCGCTGTGGTTGCTCGTCTGGCCCGGCGACGACGTCTACTACCTCTATCGCGCCGCCGGCGTGATCGTCGTCTTCGGGCTGGCCGGGCTGGTGACGGTCGCGGTAGCCGGGAGTGATCGGTCGGTCCCGCGCGCGCTCGCGATCGGCTGGCTGGCCGTGCTGGCGTTGCCGCTGGCGCTGCTCCTGGCGACGCTCACGCTCTCGCTGGGGGCCTCGCTGTCGGGTCTCGTGCCGGACGCGATCGGTCTCGTGCCCTTCGTCGCGCTGCTCGCGCTCGCGGTCGTCGCACTCGCGGCCCCGGCGATCCCGACGGCCGCGTTCGGACGGGACAGCCGGTGGGCAACACACCGGAGAGTCGCGCTGCTCGGCCTCGGCACGGTCGGACTCCTGCTGGTGCTCCCGGGACTGCTCTACGGTCCGATCGCCGTCGATACTGACTCGGTGACGGACACGGACGAGGTTACCGTCGACGACTATCTCATCACCTACGAGGAGAACGTCACCCCCGGACAGACACTGCTGACACTCGACGTCGGAAACGCCACGGACGAGACACAGAGCGGGCTGATCGTCGCAAGCGACGCCCGGAGCATCTGGACGGTCGCCGAGCGGACGGACGCCGTCGCGTTCGACGGGGAAGCCAGCGTGCAGGTGGGCGGGCTCGGCTGGCGCGAGACCGTCCACGCCGAACGTAGCGGGTGGGACGTGATCGGCAACGGCTCGGCGTACGCGGTCGATCTAACCGTCGACGGGGAGACGAGCCGGTCGTTCACGACCGAACGGGTGGAAGCTGACGTTCGGATTGACGGCTACCGGATCGCGGTCGTTCCCACCGACGAGGCGTTCGACGTGCGCGTCAGCCAGGACAACTCGGGGGTCGGGACAGTCCCGATCCCAGCAGGCAACGAAACGGCCTCGCTGGGGTCACTGGACGTGCTGACCGACGAGAGCGACGACACGACGAAACTCGTCGTCGAGTCGGACGGAAGCCGGGTCACGGTCGCCGAGAAGGAGACGTACGAGTAG